From the Leishmania mexicana MHOM/GT/2001/U1103 complete genome, chromosome 14 genome, the window AACGCACCGCGCTCGGCACGTCCTTCACGgagtgcggcagcgccgccggggCAGCGCCAGTTGCCTGTGTCTCCGCGGTGTTGGGGGTAGGGAAGAGACGCAGCTCGGCCGGAATGTCGCACGCATCCATGTACTGCTCAATACGGGGGCATCGAACGTGCACCTCAGCGTTTCTGCCACTAccgctaccgctgctgccaaaGTAGGCAAGCGACGGCTTCAACATGAGCGACAGAGAGATAGAGCCCATAGGCGAGCTGATGGAGCCGGAGTGTAGGTACTGCAGTGGACAGGCAGACGGCAGCTTATCATCCACGGCGTAGCCGCCGTCGCGGGCCTGACGTGCCTCCGTGCTCATGGCAgccaccgccgtggcggcatcAAAGCTACTTGCGGTGGCGATGTCCACAACGTCGGCCTCGTCGGCAAGCAAGCGCGCGTACCACCGCAGCAGTACTGCGTAGTACCTGTCGAAcgcggaggacgacgacgcgtcgttagctgcagcgcctgcgtggTCGGGTTGTCTCGGCAacgccggtggtggcggtggcggtggtgggaggTACTTCATGGACGTGACCGGAGGCAGATCCTCCAGCGCCTTTGGCTTGCGGTTACGACGcacgcgcttcttcttcctctgtGCGGCATCTGGTGCAGCGAGagacccctcctcctcgtcgccaccCTTTCCATCCTCGTCGGAGTCCTCGACGTCGTTCTCGCCCTGCGCTTGAtacgccgctgcgccactccGTGGACGGCTCTCCTTTGGCGCTTGCACAGCGCCACTCTTGCCGTCTGTGGAAGCGGCAGGCATGAGCTGCACTGATGGCAACGGCCGGCCCTGAGCAGCGCCGACCTCGGCCAACGCGTGCGCCGGCACACCTTTCGCTGACGACGCTCCACCGTAGCTCTGCTGAGATGGGAGACGCCTGTCGCTGTAGCCCTGAACTTTGTCGCCGTCTGCCGAGCGCGCGCCTGCGTcgttgcggctgtgctgGCGTGGATAgagcggtgccgcggccGTGTCACTAGAGGCGGGTGTGGATTGGGGTTCTGTGTCGCTCGGCAGGCCCGTCTGCGACGAGCCCAGCGCATAGGCACACGCGCCCCGGTAGCGTGGGGGCGTTGAGAACGGGGATTGAATGGCGCACCGCGGCCGTGCAGGGCTCACCGCTTTATATGGGCGATGAGGCGAGCGAGCAGGGATGGCTAGCTGTCGACGCGGCAAGTCGTCGTCTGCTGCAATGGATGCAGTAaggctggagctgctgcagccgtcgGGGGCCggctccatctcctccaaCGGCACTGGCGAGACCGAGACCGCGACGGCGGGAAAGGAAGAAAACTGCCGCGTCGCGTCGCAGGCGACACTGCgggtgccgctggcgtcacctacgctggtgctgccgatTGAAATGGTTGTCGACCCTGCTGCTGGCATGGCCGCCGCATGGGACAGATAAATATGAgggacgcgctgctgctgctgctgtgggggCACCGGGGAACGAGGCTCGAGGTAGGCGCGATCAAGTTGGTTTATCGCGGTGGGTATGAGCCCCGGCGGTCGGTTCGTCATGATGGCGTAGCCCTccgaggcggcgcgagcggcgccgctggagtTCCTATTGCCCTCTCCcagagcggcggcgaccggGGACGACTGCGGGTTGCTGTGGCGCGAGCCGTGCACGTACACCGGCACTACCTGCACCGGCAGTGCCGATGTCatccacggctgctgcgcctctctAAACCTTGTATCGTGCTGGTTCGGCTCGGTGCGGGGGCCCGCTTCGGCACTGCGGCCATGCGCGGCCGACTGTGGCTGCAGTAGTGTCGTCTCCGGCGTCATGCGCACTCCAATGTACGGGTTGTTGCTGTTCGCGCTGACGGTAACGTTGATGCTGCCGGGGCTCTGGTAGAGATTTGACATCTCGAGCGTGGCGGTGCCTGCGCCGTAAAAGGCACCACTCTGATGGTGGACGGAGTGATGATGATGGGCGCCGTACTGGGTGCCGCGGAACGACGACCCCGATGCGAGCAGCATGGCCAACGGTGCCGTGGCTGTTGCTGGTGAGTTTCTACACGACTGCCCCACGGACGACGGGTCAGAGCGGCCCAAGAAGGAGCCTTCGCGTGAGAAGGACTCCACCGAGTGCTGAGGTGAAAAAACGGCTGcaggctgctgcggctgtagCAGAATGGAGGAGTGGTACGTCATACCAGCAATCGGCCTGGTCAGTGCCCGGCCGCATCGCGAGGTGGATGGCGACAATGATCGGGCGCGACGACTACGTATGATGCAACGGCGCCCTtgctcgccagcgccacaGTTGCCGTCAATGCTGAGATCTCTAGCACTCCCGTGCTCTACAAGCGGCGTACTTGCTGGCGACTCAGGCATCAGTGGCGACCCCGCAGTGCTGGGAGAGGCGATGTATGGATTATGCCGGTACGAGCGGCCATATGCTGATACCAGCGTCGGGGACGGGGTGCCAGCGCGCCCGGCAGAGCTGCGGGCaccggagcagcagcaggagtggAACAGCGAGCTACTTTCGCTGCGACTGTGATGTGAGTTGCAGCAGTCATGTGAACCGATCGACTCAGCGCGGGACATCGGCGGGGTCAGGAGGCAGCTGATGTCGCCACTGCGGGATGTGGCGGCAAGTGCAGGGATGCCAGGATGCTCTTCATCATCATTCGCCGCAGGAGAGCGGTATACACGCGCCGCCCCACCTgtggaagcagcagcagctgctgctgcgggtaTCGGGCCACCGCGCTTCACTGGACTGCTCcccacgccgctgccttgGTCGCTCCTGAGTGTGAGCGCAGCAACACGCTTGGCAGACATCCAGCACAGCAGAGAAGGGTGTGTAGAGCGGAGAAGAGCCAAGGAGCGTTGCGTGTACTCACGctcaacaacaaaaaaaatcgCTGAGATGAATGCCGCAAGAAACGCCGATGTGCTGTACAATGAGTacagaaggagaagggggtggaggagaggagcaggTATGAGTCCTccggcgcacaggcacacgaccgcaccacctccgggagagagaggcagacagcGAGACAGCGAGGCGGATGGGAACTAAAGCAGGAAGCGGCAGCGAATCAGAGACACACGAGAAAGGCCTCGCTTTGTGCAGGGTGCGATCGAAGGAGAAGGtcgcgaggcggcgcaggaaGCGGACAGAGGCGTGGCGTGGCGGGGCAACAAGGGTAACGcgagaagagcgagcgagggatCGAGTagaggtgcgcgtgcgtgtatgtgtgacAAGAAGGTGCGCCTTGTATGCGGCTCAGCGTCGAATTTCCTCCCTCGTTACCCTGCAGTCTTCTTCCGACCGGCCGCCACGAATGGGCTCGTATGTCGCGCCGCGTCACAGGACAGACTGTGACAACCCTGCGCGTGCATTCGGATGagtttatgtgtgtgtgtatggagtgatggtggtggtgggtgggggaggagaggggggaatGGGTGCAGCCCAGGCGTGATGGCGAGGAGTCGGTGTGGGAGCCACACACGGAGGCACAGAagaaaagaggaagagcaagggaggagaggggagtggAGGATACACATGCGCATCactgtgtgcgtctgcgtctgcgtggtgtggggtgtgtggtggtggtgggcaggggaggaggagggggtgggggaaggggtacACGCCGCTCTTTGACGCCTGCGAGAATCTATGCACGGGTGAGGATGATGGGCACGCAAGAAGGAAGGGCGGAAAGGACCCGCGTAGGAGAGACACCAGTAACGACTGTGGCTGGTGGTGTCGTCTCGAACGCCAGCAGATCTGTctgagctgctgcgacgctgctatcttcgcttgtgtgtgtgtgtgtgatagCCGTGCACGGAATGCTACGGCAagtgagagagaaagcgaagagGAGCCAGCTAAAACCAAGCCccagcacacccacacacatgtgTATATCTAGATAGACCTATAGATATCGTGCGCGACACTATTttgggaggaggaggcgggaggtggcggagcgggcATCCTTAGACCCGGCGAGAGCAGCAAAGACACACCTTTACAGCCCAGACTCCTCGCCCATTCAAGCACCACCAACACATCCGCCCCGCACTCGGGGCCTGGCAACtctgtgccccctccctcgccaccACAGTCCAGCATACACTCCTCTCCGCATTGGCGACTGCTGTCCCTTCTCGCTACTTGAAGACGTGGTACTCATCCACGCGACCGCGCGGTACCACTGCCGTCTGAAGCGGAATAAACGCCCGCCCTGCTAAGAAGATGCCTTCAGCCTCCGCCTGGTTCAGCCGCCGCGAGGACAGCGCCGTAATCTCGAACAGCGGCACACCGGTGGTGAACTTGTAAGCGAAGTGATGGATGTTGCTCTTACCAGCACCCATACGCGACTCGGGACTCTTTTGCACGACGGGAAACTCCTCGTAGTCCGTGTGCATGGTGAGGGCGAAGGAGCCACGCGGCATGCGGCGCAAGATCGCGAGACGCGCGTTCTCCAGCTGCGACTGCGTCACCATACCAAAGTCTGTCGTGATGAGCCCAAACAAGCCTTTGATGAGGGCAACTTCGTTGTTGATGAAGCGAGGGTCGCCGTACTTTCGATACTGGCGAATGGGCCGCCCGGTCTTGGGGTGCACATAGTGGTAcgcccgcagcagcgagctggGTCGCAGAGCAGACGACTGCATCGGTGCGCGCCCACGCAGGCCTGCGGCTATCTGGGAAGGTAAGAGAACTGGGGTAAGCAGCCGCCAGTGGTAGAAaggccgcggcagcgtgaGGGGAGGCGCGTATGTCTTCCGCGTGTGTGCAACCACACAGAGGACGCGGCCAAGCTGGATGGCCCGGGGCCAGTtgaaaaataaaaaaacgaacgacggggagagagagggagggggaggggacaaACCGCaaacacgcgtgcgcgcacacgccaagGCGTGCCGGCACGTTCACCCAAGGGGATAAAGAAGAGGCGGTGGGCCAAGCAGGCAGATGTGaaagcgcgcacgcagacagagaagggagcaggggaggggcagagaagTATGGCGAGGAGAAGGACCGTGCAGCTCCAGTAGCTTCCAAGCACGCAAAGTCTATTGTTGCACACGCGAGCAACGCACGTGTCCAAGCGTGTGATGGAGCAAGAGCCTGGTCAGGCATCCGCGTACACGACAGCCAGAAGGAATGAGGAGCACGGggcgggcgagggagggggagagggcagccGAAAACTTGAAGGCGCCTTCAGCAGCAAGCGGGTCCCCTGTCTTGTGCGCTGTTcccagcagcgacaacggcACTGATAAACAGTTCTCGCCTTCTTTCCTTTACGGCTTGAGCCAAAGCCAGCTTCAGTCGAACTATCCAGGCAGTGTGACTCCCACCGCAAGCGAGACCATGAGGAGGTCGAGAgacggagacagagagaagagaagcgtTAGCGAGCAACGTCTACTGCCTCCGGGATCCGCTCTCACCGTCGCGCACAGCGTAGCAAAGGCTCTATCCAAGCGCctcttcgcttttttttcgcgggagggggagaggttGTCGTTGTTTCGCCTTCTTCTGTTGATCTTGCGCATTACAGGATATATAGGCAGCGTATGCTTGTGtcccgtgtgtgtggcccGCCTTGGCAGTGGgctccccctccgcacctCAATACCCCCTCAAAACTCACGCTTGCTGAGgggatggtggcggtggcggtggtcggAGAGacggacgacgacggcggcacgaCAAGCTACGGCAACAGCACGAAACGGCCACGCAGGACCGCGCATCGGCTGTCGCATAGCTGCATCCCTAGTTCAAAACGAACGCAGCATTATGGCTGAGGGCGTGCAACAGCACGCTGCGGACACCTTCGGGTTGCCTCTCGATAAAGGAgtaaggggggggggcaggcaggcaggcaggcaggcagagacCTACACGCCGACAGGAGACGACGCCTCCCTGCGCCGGAAGAGGGCGAGTCAGACAGACGGCGGCGGTAAGCATGCGAAGGAGGAAACATATAGAAGTATCACGGGTGGCCGCCAGCCTGCTCTTTCAacggcgtgcacgcgcgcgcctcggCAGTACCCCAGGCACGCGCTATCAGCGAAACAGCATGCGCAGCGCTCGACGGCCAGCCAAGAGACTTGCTGGCTCAGCCACTATGTGTCGTCGCAGTTGCGTCCCCGTCTGGTGCATCGCCCCTGGCGATTTCTCTGGCACCGCAGAGATGTGTCGCGGCGCACCGGGATGTAGAGAAGGACTCATACCCCCCTGTCCGGGTGCGCCGGATGCAAGTGGGCCCTCGCTCTGCGGTGTCGTGCTTGGGCTGTGTAGGCGGTCGGTCCACCACGCTGACAATGCCGCCCACGGCTTCGCCCATGCGACCCAGCTAGGGGTCAGACAAGAATACCCCTTCGTCATGGCCAGCAGTAGGTCCTCGGGTAGGCGGCGCGGGGGTAAGGCGCCGAGAAACGCCTGATTCATCTGTGTCACCTCTGCACTGGAGATCGGCGCCCGCTCCGTTGAAGACGGTGCTCGCCCACCCTCCGcggtagcggcggcgacctCCTCGCCAGTGAACGTCGGCTCCGGTGTGCTTGCCAGCACCACCCCCGGCGGTGCCTTCGCGGCCAAGCGCCGCACGCCGACCTCCCGCCGAGGCAGCACGTACTCTCTGGCGTGCAGCTTCAGCCCGAGTCGGTGCAGTAGCTGATGCTTGTTCCACACCTGTGTCGCCAGCTTCCACTCGGTCGGCGCCTGCGCCAGAAAGACGGCCTCGAGGTCGCTGAGCGTAACACCGGGGAACTCGGCACCGGCAGTGACAGCGGCAGAATGTTGTCTGCGCGCCATGGCGAGCTTGCGGGTCGAGACTGCCATAAGCTTGTacagcacgcgcaccggcagctcCGTGGGTTCAGCAGAGGTCTTgggcgccgccgttgcaggCTCAGTGGCCCCACGAACCGTAGGACCGTTGgtgtcggtgctgccgtACGAGTTCGCGCTAGCCGCGAACACACAGCAGTGCTGCAGATCGTCTTtaagcagcgacagcaggcCGCGGTAGAGCTCTGTCTGGACGCGCAGCGTCTTGGTGACGCCCATGTGCCGCCCAAGGTTGAGGTTTTCCTCGTACGGATCTTCGATGCAGAAGGAATAGCGTGTCGtcgcgcggctgcggcgggcTGACATGCTCGCGTTGCTGGCAATCGTCCCCTCGTGCCCTGCTGATGGCCTTGTCTGAGAGGCAGCGGGAGCGGTCCCGCCGTGTACATCGCCGTGTTGGCCCTCCGCCCCGGCGAGGTTGTGCTGATGCTGCCAGCCAGTGACGCCGAAGTGCGGCCCAGGCCCGCTCGCCTGCGCCACGTCCTCCACGTCCCAGCCAAGCGCGGCCTTCGTCGTCACGCCTGGACGGTTCAGCGAGACGACGTGGTTGGCCCAGTCGAACTCGAAAGCGTAATAGTAGAAGAAACCGAGCAGCAACTCacccgcctgcgcctccatggcggcgcgctcctcAGGCGTCCAGGCTGGGTCAACCATGGCCGCGTACTGTGGGTCGGCGTCGACGTTGCGCCGCAGAGACGCCGGGATGTCGCGCGCCGGGCACACGTATGGAATGACGCCGCGATGCACGAGGTAGTAGATCCACATGATGTTGATGGCATAGCTTGTCAGATATCCGTTGACCGAGTTGTTGACGCCGCTCGTCTTGGACCAGTCCTTCAGTACCAGAGCACCGGGTCGCGCGCATGGGTGGCTGAGCAGgtagcgccgcagcaggtgcgAGTTACGGATGCCGAATGCGCGGAAGCTGAGGTCAAAATCCATACCGTACAGCTCAGGCCGGCACTCCTCGTGCAACGGCTGCACCCGTGCTCGCATGCCAGCCGACATAAAGTGCAGCGGGCACGTTGAAGCCTTGACGGCGTTCGTTGTCGTATCAAACGTCATGCAGCACATGTCGCGTGTACGGTTCCACCACACCTGCTGAACAGCCGCCGACCCCACAGCTAGCCGAATGCTTGCCTCAAGGATGGCGCTGTCGGGCGGCCCAGCCGGCAAGTTGAGCGAGTAGCGCACGCTGCGCGCAATGATGAGCTCCGCCTCGAGCTGTGTGTGACCTTTCTCAGTTGGCGCCTCTTGCGCgctcgacggcgacgacgacgcgagtgactctgccgccgccagatctaccgccgccgcggactgccgcgcctcttcatgcaggcggtgccgctgttcATCAGTCAGTCGAatcggcagcgacgcgtgGTGCTTAATAATTGGCACTCGTGCGTGGCTGATCGGCTCCAGGTTGATAAAGGAGaagccggcgcggcgcagcagctcggtgatgctgcgcaccgcgttCTTCTCTGAGGGTGGCCACGTCCCCGCCTCCAACTCCTCGACGTCCACGACGGTAAAGTCGATGTCAGAGATGCCGTCCCACACCCCAAACGCGACGGAGCTACCAAAGATGAACACCTTCGCCCGCGGGTGCCAGCGCTGCACGACCAGTTCCAGCTGCGCCCTTGCCCGGTGAGCCTCGGCCATCTTCTCCGCCCCCGCATCGCGCTGCACGGCAACGGCGAAGATCCTCTCACCCCATTGCTGGACGACAGACGCCTTGCGCTTCAGAACTTCACCCCACACTGGCACCAGCTTTTCTGCGACACTGCGCAGACGGGTGTAGTCGGTCAACGCGTCGCCGTGCTGCTCGAGTGCGTGCTCCTCGAGGGCCTCGTACGAGGTGGAGACGTAGTGCAAGCACATGTCACACGTAAAGAGACGCGGCGGGTTGTGTTGGGACGCGGACgtgcacgaggcggcgggcGGCAGAGGGTCAgggccaccgctgctgagaGCTGAGTCGCCATCAGCCCGCAAAGTATGCCCTGCGGCTGTTGCGCTAGTTGCGCCGGTGTtcccgccgctgttgcctTCCTGGTCCTTTAGCATGTCATCTATCACCACGTCACCGTCTGATTCCAGCCCAGACGTGCCCTCCAAAGACGGTGACGCTGAAGCCACGGGCGGTGATGGAGCCTTAAAAGCAATGTCCGGCGCGGCAGACGTAACAGAACCACTGCCAGATATGGTCAGCGCATCCGAATCGCTCTCTGGAataccgctgctgctgctaccaTGGTGCACCGAGTCGCTGATCAAATTCTCATGCTCCTCCTGACGCGGCTGCTGAGGCGGCCCCGGCAACGATAACGACGacgcttctgctgcgccaacacagccgcgacgacggtggatcaggcgacgccgcggtggAGTCGCAGTGGCCGAAGATGGCACGGCCGAATCCGAGGAAACCGGGCTGCTGGCATTCGCAGTACTAGTCTGCGCCGATGCGCTAGTGctgccaccactgctgctggaggcgtcGGTACCATCTTTGGTGCCTTGATTGAACAGCAGAGAGTACTTGCTCATGGCGACACTTCTCAGTGAGTGCGGGGGCGTGCCTGGGTGCAAaacgagcaggcgcagcaggggGGTCCACGCAAACGTTGGATCGTAGCAGTGAGGCAATGCCAAGAGGGGAAGAAACTACAAAGAAGGACGAGTGGAATAGATGTgagcaggtgcagcggcaaAATCGCACCAACGACTAGGTATGCGTAGACCTGTGTGCTCGCGCGGGTATCATGCCTCCCTTATTAGGATTACAAAGCCGTCTCTGGCCGCGGTGATGCGCGTGGCTGGCGGAGGTGTCTGTCTCTTCCCTGCTTGAAGGCGACACGAGAGAagtgcgccgccacgccagcAACGTCGAAAgtcggcgctgcggtgaGGGCCAAAGGCCACAACACAGAGGAAACGAAAAACTACGAAGGAAGTATCAGAGAGTCTGTGCGCGAGCGCAGCACCTGAAAACGACGACGCGAGAACGAAAACGTTCCGTGCAgctgtgcacacacacacacatacatacacacacgtcgAACACGCCCGTTCAAGCGCGCAGGCAGTGACTgggtgtggtggtgatgtTTGTGttagagagagagtgggggccggaaggggaggggggagggtgctgGGAGAGAAGGTCAGGTGAGGATCTATTTCATTCGGTGGAAAGGTGTCAGcagacatacacacgcacatctaGTGGTCGTTGTCCAGTGCTCCACAAGaaacatgcacacgcgcgggTGACCTTCGACACGTTGCACAAGCCCACAGTGCAGGTGACCGACCAGATCACCTGCAGCCCAATGTAAGGTACCGCATCCCACGAGACAAGCCTACACGCTTACCGCACAGACGCTTACAGATGCCACACACAAAGACGGTGACTGAGCCACGGGTAACTATCACCAGAACGCGAGTTTGTGAAGTCCGTGAGATGGGGCgtatgcatgcatgtgtgtgtgtgtgtgtgtgcgcatgtgtgcaccGTGCAGGAGCACGTTAGAATTCTGTTGCGGTACCCACGCACTAAGGAACATCGCCGAAGTATCACCTGCGACAAGCGGCGCCATCATCCGCGCATATCGCGCAGCAAAGAGCGacccacagacacgcacgcacacgacatgcacacaccctTCGAAAaatcccctcccctcccccctgttGCAGCGGCTGTGCGATCTGTGGCATTAAATCGCCAAAGACGGAGAGACGAGCGAATGAAGGGGCAGAATAACGAACGAGAAGAACGGCTCAAGATGCCCGTCCAGAGTCGAGCCTTGTCGGCCgcaacgacggtggcgaACGGAAGCAATAGCAAAAG encodes:
- a CDS encoding RET1, yielding MSKYSLLFNQGTKDGTDASSSSGGSTSASAQTSTANASSPVSSDSAVPSSATATPPRRRLIHRRRGCVGAAEASSLSLPGPPQQPRQEEHENLISDSVHHGSSSSGIPESDSDALTISGSGSVTSAAPDIAFKAPSPPVASASPSLEGTSGLESDGDVVIDDMLKDQEGNSGGNTGATSATAAGHTLRADGDSALSSGGPDPLPPAASCTSASQHNPPRLFTCDMCLHYVSTSYEALEEHALEQHGDALTDYTRLRSVAEKLVPVWGEVLKRKASVVQQWGERIFAVAVQRDAGAEKMAEAHRARAQLELVVQRWHPRAKVFIFGSSVAFGVWDGISDIDFTVVDVEELEAGTWPPSEKNAVRSITELLRRAGFSFINLEPISHARVPIIKHHASLPIRLTDEQRHRLHEEARQSAAAVDLAAAESLASSSPSSAQEAPTEKGHTQLEAELIIARSVRYSLNLPAGPPDSAILEASIRLAVGSAAVQQVWWNRTRDMCCMTFDTTTNAVKASTCPLHFMSAGMRARVQPLHEECRPELYGMDFDLSFRAFGIRNSHLLRRYLLSHPCARPGALVLKDWSKTSGVNNSVNGYLTSYAINIMWIYYLVHRGVIPYVCPARDIPASLRRNVDADPQYAAMVDPAWTPEERAAMEAQAGELLLGFFYYYAFEFDWANHVVSLNRPGVTTKAALGWDVEDVAQASGPGPHFGVTGWQHQHNLAGAEGQHGDVHGGTAPAASQTRPSAGHEGTIASNASMSARRSRATTRYSFCIEDPYEENLNLGRHMGVTKTLRVQTELYRGLLSLLKDDLQHCCVFAASANSYGSTDTNGPTVRGATEPATAAPKTSAEPTELPVRVLYKLMAVSTRKLAMARRQHSAAVTAGAEFPGVTLSDLEAVFLAQAPTEWKLATQVWNKHQLLHRLGLKLHAREYVLPRREVGVRRLAAKAPPGVVLASTPEPTFTGEEVAAATAEGGRAPSSTERAPISSAEVTQMNQAFLGALPPRRLPEDLLLAMTKGYSCLTPSWVAWAKPWAALSAWWTDRLHSPSTTPQSEGPLASGAPGQGGMSPSLHPGAPRHISAVPEKSPGAMHQTGTQLRRHIVAEPASLLAGRRALRMLFR